The window TATAGCTGTACAGCTCAGGCGAGCCGTAGGTTGGGCTGTACAGGATCGGCGCGCGCTGGCCCCAAACGGTGGTGTATTGCTTGTCCAGCAGGTTTTCCACGCTGAAGCTGAGTTTGCCCACCGGCAGGGCGTAGCTGCCGAGGAAGTCGATGGTGTTGTAACCGTCGATCTTGCGGCCTTGGGTGGAGTTGGCCTTGGTGTAATCGCCGTCGTCCGACACGTCGAAGGTCTGCTGCGACTGCAGGCGCAGGTTCCAGTCGCCCGGCGCCCAACCGACGTAAGCGGTGACTTTGGATGGGCTGGCGGTGTCGACCACCAACTTTTTCCACTCGCCGTTGACCTTGGTCTCGGAGCGGATGAGGTTGAAGTTGCTGCCGGCGCTCCAGTCGCTGTCTGCGAAGAAGTAGTCCACCGCGCCTTCCAGCCCGTAGATGCGGCGCTTGTCCGAGTTGACGTTAATGGTCATGTCGGTTTTGTTGATGGAGATGCTCTTGTCGGACAGTGAATAGTAGGCGGCGATCTGGGTGCGCAGGTTGTCGCCGGTGTAGCGCCAGCCGAGCTCGTAGGCGTTGACCTTGATGCCTTCCAGCTTGGAGTCGCCGACGTTGATGCTCTTGTTAAGCTGATAGTGGCCGTTGTTCAGCGCATAGGTGCCGTTGCCGTAATACTTGCCCGGATCCGGGATCTCGAAGCCCTGCGAGAAGTTGAACCAGGTTTGCTGGCGCTCGGTCAGGTGCGCCAGCAGGCCGGCGTTGAACAGGGCGTTATTGTAGTCGGTCTTGCCGCCCGGGATGGCGTCGGCGGAGGTTGCCGCGCCGGTGGCGATGGCTTGCTGTTGGTTGTAGCCGACGAAGTCATCGATCTTGTTTTCGGTGTACTGATAACGCACGCCGCCGCTCAGGGTAAAGATCGGGTTGATGTCGTAGCTGGCCTGCAGGAACGACGCCAGGTTAGTGGTGGTGTAGCCCGGATAACGCCCGGTGTTGTAGGCGTTTTCCAAATCCATGCCGCCGGATTGCTTGGCCTTCGCCAGGTCGAAGAACTGCTGATTGGCGTTGAAGCTTTCATGTTCGGCGTCAATGCCATAGGTCAGCGTCAGGGCGTCGACAGGCTTGCTGTTCAGCGTCAGCTTGCCGCCGTAAAAGTCGGTTTTCTGCTGGGAGGCGCCGATGCTGGTGACGGCTTTGCCCGTCGAATTCAGCGTTGGGAACGGGTAGAAGGTCAGCGACTCGTCACGATAATAAACCTGCGCCACCAGATCCTGGCCGAGGAAGTCGGTGTTGGAATACTGCAGGTTGATCAGGTGGCGCTCGGTGCCCGGGATACGGTCGGCGTTCAGGTTGCCGCCGTTGTACGCCTTGGCGTCGCCGGTGACCGCCGAGAAGTCTTTGCCCAGATACAGGCCGTGATCGCCGTCGGACTGGCTTTTGTAATACTGGGTGGTCAGCTGCAGCTGCTGGTGATCGTCGATATTGATGGTGCCGGTGCCCATCACGTCGAGGCGATCGGAATACTGCAGGCCGGTTTGGGTATTGTCGATCAGCACCTCGTTGCCTTTGCCGTCGTACCAGCCGCCGTAGCGCTGATAGGAGACCGACAGGCGGCCCGAGGCATTGTCGTTGCCGCCGCTGACCGCCGCCGCGACGTTTTCGTCGTGGTCGTTGTGGCCGCCGAAGCCGGTTTTGCCGCCGACCTGCAGCTCAACCTGCTGCTCTTTCTGGCCTTTCTTGGTGACGATATTGATCAGGCCGCCGGTGCTGCCGCCGCCGTACAGCGCGGTGGCGCCGGAGATCACCTCAATGTGAGCGATATTGAACGGGTCGATCGAATCCAGCTGGCGGCTGTCGCTGCGCGATGAATTCAGGCGCACGCCGTCGATCATCACCATCATCGAACGGCCGCGCAGGTTCATGCCGTAGTTGGTGCGGCCCTGGCCGCTGACGTCCATGCCCGGGATCAGCTGCGCCAGCACGTCCTTGATTTCCTTGCCGCCCTGCACCTGTTGCTCAATCTCCTGGCTCTCGATAACCCAGGTGGTCTGCGCCATTTCAGCGACGGTGCGGTGTGAGCGACTGGCGGAAACTACCACCTGCTCATCGTTATTTTTTTGCTCTTCCGCCCAGGCCGCCGGCGCAAGCATCGCCAGCAGACACGGATTCAATACCCAAAGGTGTTTGCGCTTCATCGTTATTTTTCCAGTGTTCCCATGTGGTGTGTGGTTAAAACTCGGTGTAATTGAGCATGACGTGTTCAGCGCGGGCGGGCGTGCCCGGTTGCTGACTGCGCCATTGGATCACAGCCGGGGTGGACGTTAAATCGAACTGGTCGCGTCCTAAAACCCGGTTGAGAATGCGCGCCGATCGCCAGGCCATCAGGCTGAGCTGGGGTTCGGCAATGCCGTGGCTGTGCATGCCGGCGTTGACGGCAAACAGGCAATTTTCCTGCGGCCCCTGCCATTCCAGGCTGAAGTCCGGGGCGATGCGGTATTGGTCATCGGCGGTGGTCAGCAGGCGATCGGCCAAAGGCGCCAGGAAAGCCGGCCGATCCTGCTGGTAACCGGTGGCGAAGATCGTCACGTCGGTATCGAAGATTTCCCGGCCCTGATCGAGATGGTGATGCGTCACCAGCCGGTACCCGTCGCCGTTGGCGTGCATCGCCGCCAGCGAACGGCTTGGCAGCAGGCGCGCCCAGGGCTTTTCTCGCAGCACTTCAAAGCGGTGATACATCGCGCGGTAGATGGCCAGCAGCGACTCGCTGGTGATGCCGTCGGAGGTCATCTTCTGTTCGGTCAGCATGCGATGTTTGGCGCCGTCGTTGAGGCCGTAGAAGCTGTCGACGTAGTCCGGCGTGAAGTATTCGTTGGCGAAGGCCGCTTCATCCAGCGCGTTGTAGTTGTTGCGGCGCGAGATCCAGTTGAGCTGCGCCGGTTGGCCCCATTCGCCGCGGAACATGTTCAGGAACAGGTCGGCGCCGCTCTGGCCGCCGCCCACCAGGGTAACGCGTTTGCCGGCCAGATCCGGGCTGCGCAGCACCATTTC is drawn from Serratia entomophila and contains these coding sequences:
- a CDS encoding TonB-dependent siderophore receptor, whose amino-acid sequence is MKRKHLWVLNPCLLAMLAPAAWAEEQKNNDEQVVVSASRSHRTVAEMAQTTWVIESQEIEQQVQGGKEIKDVLAQLIPGMDVSGQGRTNYGMNLRGRSMMVMIDGVRLNSSRSDSRQLDSIDPFNIAHIEVISGATALYGGGSTGGLINIVTKKGQKEQQVELQVGGKTGFGGHNDHDENVAAAVSGGNDNASGRLSVSYQRYGGWYDGKGNEVLIDNTQTGLQYSDRLDVMGTGTINIDDHQQLQLTTQYYKSQSDGDHGLYLGKDFSAVTGDAKAYNGGNLNADRIPGTERHLINLQYSNTDFLGQDLVAQVYYRDESLTFYPFPTLNSTGKAVTSIGASQQKTDFYGGKLTLNSKPVDALTLTYGIDAEHESFNANQQFFDLAKAKQSGGMDLENAYNTGRYPGYTTTNLASFLQASYDINPIFTLSGGVRYQYTENKIDDFVGYNQQQAIATGAATSADAIPGGKTDYNNALFNAGLLAHLTERQQTWFNFSQGFEIPDPGKYYGNGTYALNNGHYQLNKSINVGDSKLEGIKVNAYELGWRYTGDNLRTQIAAYYSLSDKSISINKTDMTINVNSDKRRIYGLEGAVDYFFADSDWSAGSNFNLIRSETKVNGEWKKLVVDTASPSKVTAYVGWAPGDWNLRLQSQQTFDVSDDGDYTKANSTQGRKIDGYNTIDFLGSYALPVGKLSFSVENLLDKQYTTVWGQRAPILYSPTYGSPELYSYKGRGRTFGLNYSVLF
- a CDS encoding lysine N(6)-hydroxylase/L-ornithine N(5)-oxygenase family protein; the protein is MNQPLDFIGIGVGPFNLSIAALGSEVNGFNSKFLERKPHFSWHPGMMVPDCHMQTSFLKDLVSAVSPTNPYSFLNYLVKRKKFYRFLTTELRTVSREEFADYLDWAANGLSSLEFSQDIQSVDFDDQQRQFVVTTQRNVYRARHVCLGIGKRIKLPDCVTEQNDRCFHAGEMVLRSPDLAGKRVTLVGGGQSGADLFLNMFRGEWGQPAQLNWISRRNNYNALDEAAFANEYFTPDYVDSFYGLNDGAKHRMLTEQKMTSDGITSESLLAIYRAMYHRFEVLREKPWARLLPSRSLAAMHANGDGYRLVTHHHLDQGREIFDTDVTIFATGYQQDRPAFLAPLADRLLTTADDQYRIAPDFSLEWQGPQENCLFAVNAGMHSHGIAEPQLSLMAWRSARILNRVLGRDQFDLTSTPAVIQWRSQQPGTPARAEHVMLNYTEF